The Urbifossiella limnaea genome has a window encoding:
- a CDS encoding ion channel: MWPAILTAGVVSLANLTLLALASAGFVRHLLPAARRVAVRAPFWGAAAALGAALVALLATSLAQIALWAAAFVLAGEFSDFEEAYYHSAVNFTTLGYGDIVMSRRCRLLGPLEAANGSLMLGLSSAMLFTVLGNVADTRRQPSAGDGG, encoded by the coding sequence GTGTGGCCGGCGATTCTCACCGCGGGTGTCGTGTCCCTGGCCAACCTGACGCTACTGGCGCTGGCGTCCGCCGGGTTCGTCCGCCACCTGCTACCCGCGGCGCGACGCGTGGCCGTCCGGGCTCCGTTCTGGGGCGCCGCTGCGGCCCTCGGCGCGGCACTGGTGGCCCTGCTGGCGACCTCCTTGGCCCAGATCGCCCTGTGGGCTGCCGCGTTCGTGCTGGCCGGGGAGTTCTCGGACTTCGAGGAGGCGTACTACCACTCGGCGGTCAACTTCACGACCCTCGGCTACGGGGACATCGTCATGTCGCGGCGGTGTCGCCTGCTCGGGCCGCTGGAGGCGGCCAACGGCAGCCTGATGCTGGGCCTGTCGTCCGCGATGCTCTTCACCGTTCTGGGCAACGTCGCGGACACGCGCCGGCAGCCGTCGGCGGGCGACGGCGGGTGA
- a CDS encoding IS701 family transposase — protein sequence MSGRPTAAQVRAWADEVTAVGDRIGRHFARSEPRARAVGYIRGLLGDADRKNGWQLAEALGDPTPDGVQHLLARADWDADAVRDDLMGYVHEHLGDPAAVLVVDETGFLKKGTKSCGVARQYTGTAGRIENAQVGVFLAYAGPKGHALIDRALYLPKEWTDDRPRCDAAGVPAAVGFATKPRLAERMLARAWARGVTAGWVTGDTVYGHDGAFRRFLEGHRQAYLLAVPANQPLFDGEQRSTVKAVAEGFPVAAWERASAGDGSKGPREYDWAVRAFGPVDERGWQLWLVVRRHRDRPDERAYYFARGPAATAPAELVRVAGSRWRVEECLELAKGDCGLDEYEVRSWVGWHRHVTLSLLALAVVAAIRVAAGPSGRPKKGARGWSG from the coding sequence ATGTCAGGACGACCGACGGCGGCCCAGGTGCGGGCCTGGGCGGACGAGGTGACGGCGGTCGGCGACCGGATCGGCCGGCACTTCGCCCGGTCCGAGCCCCGCGCCCGGGCCGTCGGGTACATCCGCGGGCTGCTGGGCGACGCCGACCGGAAGAACGGGTGGCAACTCGCCGAGGCGCTCGGCGACCCGACCCCGGACGGGGTCCAGCACCTGCTCGCCCGGGCCGACTGGGACGCCGACGCCGTCCGCGACGACCTCATGGGGTACGTCCACGAGCACCTCGGCGACCCGGCCGCGGTTCTGGTCGTGGACGAGACCGGGTTCCTGAAGAAGGGGACCAAGTCGTGCGGGGTGGCCCGCCAGTACACCGGCACCGCCGGGCGGATCGAGAACGCCCAGGTCGGGGTCTTCCTGGCGTACGCGGGGCCGAAGGGGCACGCCCTGATCGACCGGGCGTTGTACCTGCCGAAGGAGTGGACGGACGACCGGCCGCGGTGTGACGCGGCCGGGGTGCCGGCGGCCGTCGGGTTCGCCACCAAGCCGCGGCTGGCCGAGCGGATGCTGGCGCGGGCGTGGGCGCGGGGGGTGACGGCCGGGTGGGTGACGGGGGACACGGTGTACGGGCACGACGGGGCGTTCCGCCGGTTCCTGGAGGGGCACCGGCAGGCGTACCTGCTGGCGGTCCCGGCCAACCAGCCGCTGTTCGACGGGGAGCAGCGCTCGACCGTGAAGGCCGTCGCCGAGGGGTTCCCGGTTGCCGCGTGGGAGCGGGCCAGTGCGGGGGACGGGTCGAAGGGGCCGCGGGAGTACGACTGGGCGGTCCGGGCGTTCGGCCCGGTGGACGAGCGGGGGTGGCAGTTGTGGCTGGTGGTCCGGCGGCACCGGGACCGGCCGGACGAGCGGGCCTACTACTTCGCCCGCGGGCCGGCGGCGACGGCCCCGGCCGAGCTCGTCCGCGTGGCGGGGAGCCGGTGGCGGGTGGAGGAGTGCCTGGAACTGGCGAAGGGCGACTGCGGCCTCGACGAGTACGAGGTGCGGTCGTGGGTCGGGTGGCACCGACACGTCACCCTGAGCCTGCTCGCCCTGGCGGTGGTGGCGGCGATCCGGGTGGCGGCCGGGCCGTCGGGTCGGCCGAAAAAGGGGGCGCGGGGCTGGTCCGGGTGA
- a CDS encoding WD40 repeat domain-containing protein: MSIALADRGKLLLSIAHTERPPFRLRAWDTTSGKEVEGFPEVPATEHLCTVAASPDGTTAATVALNGTVRMWDVAGRKLVRAFAAIESTPAYAVAWSPDGKLLAVTGTDGIAVCDAATGRRVHRVTDLGVHGQTTIAFTPDGGHVLTAGWEGIVRSYARGTWRLDRTLSTPAGRGLASTHLTTAPDGRLLLASHTHEVWVWDVAADRRLLRLVGDGLESVTPAVSADGRRAAAGSETGKVFVWELPPAAAPIPAAVGAAVDLHRIPFASAGWLAVSPDGAEFLAFTSTSGKREAVIFDTATGAETGRCPMPAGELVYAWFVPGSRDLLVSDDLRLGRYDRATGAKRADLFEVPVNATFAPLPAGGSAAAVWLRDGAGGYGRHRVVVRDLTTGAERFRVNPLHPGSILGMAPRFSPDGKLLATTDTTPTASAIRLWDAATGKLVRTIDVAGALCSGNAFSADGKELVADYAAGGGASMVGRWAVATGAPVRAAPVAPPWPYDFSVYLLGGRVLGYRGENVSAVRFVATATGAAFADYRPGGPIRGMTASADGRVMLFATDAGLRVVRVPTPPGP, translated from the coding sequence ATGTCGATCGCCCTCGCCGACCGCGGGAAGCTGCTGCTGTCGATCGCCCACACCGAGCGCCCGCCGTTCCGGCTCCGCGCCTGGGACACCACCTCCGGGAAGGAGGTCGAAGGCTTCCCCGAAGTTCCGGCCACCGAGCACCTGTGTACCGTCGCGGCCAGCCCGGACGGCACGACGGCGGCCACGGTCGCACTCAACGGCACGGTCCGGATGTGGGACGTGGCCGGGCGGAAGCTGGTGCGGGCCTTCGCGGCCATCGAATCGACGCCGGCGTACGCGGTCGCGTGGTCGCCGGACGGCAAGCTCCTGGCGGTGACCGGGACCGACGGGATCGCCGTCTGCGACGCGGCGACCGGCCGGCGCGTCCACCGGGTCACCGACCTCGGGGTACACGGGCAGACGACGATCGCGTTCACGCCGGACGGCGGCCACGTCCTGACGGCCGGGTGGGAAGGGATCGTCCGGTCGTACGCCCGGGGAACCTGGCGGCTCGACCGGACGTTGTCCACCCCGGCAGGCCGCGGGCTGGCGAGCACTCACCTGACGACCGCCCCGGACGGCCGGCTGCTCCTCGCCTCCCACACCCACGAGGTTTGGGTGTGGGACGTCGCGGCCGACCGCCGGTTGCTCCGGCTCGTGGGCGACGGGCTGGAGTCCGTGACCCCCGCGGTGTCGGCCGACGGCCGGCGGGCGGCGGCCGGGAGCGAGACCGGCAAAGTGTTCGTGTGGGAGTTGCCCCCGGCGGCCGCGCCGATCCCGGCGGCCGTCGGCGCGGCAGTGGACCTTCACCGCATCCCGTTCGCCTCCGCCGGGTGGCTGGCCGTGTCGCCCGATGGCGCCGAGTTCCTGGCGTTCACTTCCACCAGCGGCAAACGCGAGGCCGTGATCTTCGACACCGCCACCGGGGCCGAGACGGGCCGCTGCCCGATGCCGGCCGGGGAGCTGGTGTACGCGTGGTTCGTGCCCGGCAGCCGCGACCTGCTCGTGTCCGACGACCTGCGGCTCGGCCGGTACGACCGGGCGACCGGGGCGAAGCGGGCCGACCTGTTCGAGGTGCCGGTGAACGCCACGTTCGCCCCCCTTCCGGCCGGCGGGTCCGCGGCCGCGGTGTGGCTCCGCGACGGCGCCGGCGGGTACGGCCGGCACCGGGTCGTGGTCCGCGACCTGACCACCGGCGCCGAGCGGTTCCGGGTGAACCCGCTCCACCCCGGCTCGATCCTCGGCATGGCCCCGCGCTTCTCGCCCGACGGCAAGCTGCTGGCGACCACCGACACCACCCCGACGGCCAGCGCGATCCGACTGTGGGACGCGGCCACCGGGAAGCTGGTGCGGACGATCGACGTGGCCGGGGCGCTGTGCAGCGGCAACGCCTTCTCGGCCGACGGCAAGGAGCTGGTCGCCGACTACGCCGCCGGCGGCGGGGCGAGCATGGTCGGCCGCTGGGCCGTGGCCACCGGCGCGCCGGTGCGGGCGGCGCCGGTGGCGCCGCCGTGGCCGTACGACTTCAGCGTGTACCTGCTCGGCGGCCGGGTGCTGGGCTACCGCGGCGAGAACGTCTCGGCGGTCCGGTTCGTAGCCACCGCCACCGGAGCCGCGTTCGCCGACTACCGGCCGGGCGGCCCGATCCGCGGCATGACCGCGTCGGCCGACGGCCGGGTGATGCTGTTCGCCACCGACGCCGGCCTGCGGGTGGTCCGCGTTCCGACTCCCCCTGGGCCATGA
- a CDS encoding sigma-70 family RNA polymerase sigma factor, producing the protein METSLPWLGRLTAAPSDADWRRLVGDYGPLFAGWLARAGVPPADRDDLAQEALVVVVREVNGFEHRGPGSFRGWLRRVVANRARTYFRARRDAAPAVDLDALACDDTALSRLWDREHDQFVVGRALRAVEHDFAAATWRAFVLQAIDGRPAAEAAAATGLSLNAVILAKSRVLKRLRAELRGLVD; encoded by the coding sequence ATGGAAACGTCTCTCCCGTGGCTCGGCCGCCTGACCGCCGCCCCGTCCGACGCCGACTGGCGGCGGCTGGTCGGTGACTACGGCCCGCTGTTCGCCGGCTGGCTCGCCCGGGCCGGGGTGCCGCCGGCCGACCGCGACGACCTGGCCCAGGAGGCGCTCGTGGTGGTGGTGCGCGAGGTGAACGGGTTCGAGCACCGCGGGCCGGGGTCGTTCCGCGGGTGGCTGCGGCGGGTCGTGGCGAACCGGGCGCGGACGTACTTCCGCGCCCGCCGCGACGCCGCCCCGGCCGTGGACCTGGACGCGCTCGCGTGTGACGACACCGCGCTGTCGCGCCTGTGGGACCGCGAGCACGACCAGTTCGTGGTCGGCCGGGCGCTGCGGGCGGTGGAGCACGACTTCGCCGCGGCGACGTGGCGGGCGTTCGTGCTGCAGGCGATCGACGGCCGCCCGGCGGCCGAGGCGGCGGCCGCGACGGGGCTGTCGCTGAACGCCGTGATCCTCGCCAAGAGCCGCGTACTGAAGCGCCTCCGCGCCGAACTGCGGGGGCTGGTGGACTGA